The proteins below are encoded in one region of Delphinus delphis chromosome 4, mDelDel1.2, whole genome shotgun sequence:
- the EIF4A2 gene encoding eukaryotic initiation factor 4A-II isoform X1, translating into MSGSSADYNSREHGGPEGMEPDGVIESNWNEIVDNFDDMNLKESLLRGIYAYGFEKPSAIQQRAIIPCIKGYDVIAQAQSGTGKTATFAISILQQLEIEFKETQALVLAPTRELAQQIQKVILALGDYMGATCHACIGGTNVRNEMQKLQAEAPHIVVGTPGRVFDMLNRRYLSPKWIKMFVLDEADEMLSRGFKDQIYEIFQKLNTSIQVVLLSATMPTDVLEVTKKFMRDPIRILVKKEELTLEGIKQFYINVEREEWKLDTLCDLYETLTITQAVIFLNTRRKVDWLTEKMHARDFTVSALHGDMDQKERDVIMREFRSGSSRVLITTDLLARGIDVQQVSLVINYDLPTNRENYIHRIGRGGRFGRKGVAINFVTEEDKRILRDIETFYNTTVEEMPMNVADLI; encoded by the exons ATGTCTGGTAGCTCCGCGGATTATAACAG CAGAGAACATGGCGGCCCCGAGGGAATGGAGCCCGATGGTGTCATCGAG agtAACTGGAATGAGATTGTTGATAACTTTGATGATATGAATTTAAAGGAGTCTCTTCTTCGAGGCATCTATGCTTATGGTTTTGAGAAGCCATCAGCTATTCAGCAGAGAGCTATTATCCCGTGTATTAAAG GGTATGATGTGATTGCTCAAGCTCAGTCAGGTACTGGCAAGACAGCCACATTTGCTATTTCCATCCTGCAACAGTTGGAGATTGAGTTCAAGGAGACCCAAGCACTAGTATTGGCCCCCACCAGAGAACTGGCTCAACAG ATCCAAAAGGTAATTCTGGCACTTGGAGACTATATGGGAGCAACTTGTCATGCCTGCATTGGTGGAACCAATGTTCgaaatgaaatgcaaaaactTCAGGCTGAAGCACCACATATTGTTGTTGGTACACCAGGGAGAGTGTTTGATATGTTAAACAGAAGATACCTTT CTCCAAAATGGATCAAAATGTTTGTTTTGGATGAAGCAGATGAAATGCTGAGCCGAGGGTTTAAGGATCAAATCTATGAgattttccaaaaattaaatacaagtatTCAG gtggtgtTGCTTTCTGCCACAATGCCAACGGATGTGTTGGAAGTGACCAAAAAATTCATGAGAGATCCCATTCGAATTCTGGTGAAAAAGGAAGAATTGACCCTTGAAGGAATTAAACAGTTTTATATTAATGTTGAAAGAGAG GAATGGAAGTTGGATACACTTTGTGACTTGTATGAGACACTGACGATTACACAGGCTGTTATTTTTCTCAATACAAGGCGTAAGGTGGACTGGCTCACTGAGAAAATGCATGCCAGGGATTTCACAGTTTCTGCTCTG CATGGTGACATGGACCAGAAGGAAAGAGATGTTATCATGAGGGAATTCCGATCAGGGTCAAGCCGTGTTTTGATCACTACTGACTTGTTG GCTCGTGGGATTGATGTGCAACAAGTGTCATTGGTTATAAACTATGATCTACCTACCAATCGTGAAAACTATATTCACAG AATTGGCAGAGGGGGTCGATTTGGGAGGAAAGGTGTGGCTATAAACTTTGTTACTGAAGAAGACAAGAGGATTCTTCGTGACATTGAGACTTTCTACAATACTACAGTGGAGGAAATGCCAATGAATGTGGCTGACCTTATTTAA
- the EIF4A2 gene encoding eukaryotic initiation factor 4A-II isoform X2, which yields MSGSSADYNREHGGPEGMEPDGVIESNWNEIVDNFDDMNLKESLLRGIYAYGFEKPSAIQQRAIIPCIKGYDVIAQAQSGTGKTATFAISILQQLEIEFKETQALVLAPTRELAQQIQKVILALGDYMGATCHACIGGTNVRNEMQKLQAEAPHIVVGTPGRVFDMLNRRYLSPKWIKMFVLDEADEMLSRGFKDQIYEIFQKLNTSIQVVLLSATMPTDVLEVTKKFMRDPIRILVKKEELTLEGIKQFYINVEREEWKLDTLCDLYETLTITQAVIFLNTRRKVDWLTEKMHARDFTVSALHGDMDQKERDVIMREFRSGSSRVLITTDLLARGIDVQQVSLVINYDLPTNRENYIHRIGRGGRFGRKGVAINFVTEEDKRILRDIETFYNTTVEEMPMNVADLI from the exons ATGTCTGGTAGCTCCGCGGATTATAACAG AGAACATGGCGGCCCCGAGGGAATGGAGCCCGATGGTGTCATCGAG agtAACTGGAATGAGATTGTTGATAACTTTGATGATATGAATTTAAAGGAGTCTCTTCTTCGAGGCATCTATGCTTATGGTTTTGAGAAGCCATCAGCTATTCAGCAGAGAGCTATTATCCCGTGTATTAAAG GGTATGATGTGATTGCTCAAGCTCAGTCAGGTACTGGCAAGACAGCCACATTTGCTATTTCCATCCTGCAACAGTTGGAGATTGAGTTCAAGGAGACCCAAGCACTAGTATTGGCCCCCACCAGAGAACTGGCTCAACAG ATCCAAAAGGTAATTCTGGCACTTGGAGACTATATGGGAGCAACTTGTCATGCCTGCATTGGTGGAACCAATGTTCgaaatgaaatgcaaaaactTCAGGCTGAAGCACCACATATTGTTGTTGGTACACCAGGGAGAGTGTTTGATATGTTAAACAGAAGATACCTTT CTCCAAAATGGATCAAAATGTTTGTTTTGGATGAAGCAGATGAAATGCTGAGCCGAGGGTTTAAGGATCAAATCTATGAgattttccaaaaattaaatacaagtatTCAG gtggtgtTGCTTTCTGCCACAATGCCAACGGATGTGTTGGAAGTGACCAAAAAATTCATGAGAGATCCCATTCGAATTCTGGTGAAAAAGGAAGAATTGACCCTTGAAGGAATTAAACAGTTTTATATTAATGTTGAAAGAGAG GAATGGAAGTTGGATACACTTTGTGACTTGTATGAGACACTGACGATTACACAGGCTGTTATTTTTCTCAATACAAGGCGTAAGGTGGACTGGCTCACTGAGAAAATGCATGCCAGGGATTTCACAGTTTCTGCTCTG CATGGTGACATGGACCAGAAGGAAAGAGATGTTATCATGAGGGAATTCCGATCAGGGTCAAGCCGTGTTTTGATCACTACTGACTTGTTG GCTCGTGGGATTGATGTGCAACAAGTGTCATTGGTTATAAACTATGATCTACCTACCAATCGTGAAAACTATATTCACAG AATTGGCAGAGGGGGTCGATTTGGGAGGAAAGGTGTGGCTATAAACTTTGTTACTGAAGAAGACAAGAGGATTCTTCGTGACATTGAGACTTTCTACAATACTACAGTGGAGGAAATGCCAATGAATGTGGCTGACCTTATTTAA